Proteins from a single region of Desulfobacter postgatei 2ac9:
- the mnmA gene encoding tRNA 2-thiouridine(34) synthase MnmA: MPDSPVVAVALSGGIDSLVAGFLIKQRFKKVFGIHFTTGYEKSMPDVSALASVFGFAVHTIDLSREFEASVVDYFVSTYMAGKTPNPCLVCNIQIKFKTLFDHAQKLGADLLATGHYATVINRHTSDRQNIGPAWLERGVDLHKDQSYFLSMLSHKILDRLVFPLAGLTKSQVRKVAGQHNLVPIVPGESQDICFLPDKNHGAFIIAKTKVPPKPGPVLDSQGKIVGYHQGLHKFTVGQRKGINIPGPAPYYVKKIDMNTNTLHLCFKSDLAQKRMTVEEITWNYPEKKNIRNLTVQIRYGHKAAPARLDWDDTDAIVTFDTPQNAVTPGQAAVFYKGNRVLGAGLISVIQ, encoded by the coding sequence ATGCCTGATTCACCGGTTGTGGCCGTTGCCCTGAGCGGCGGAATAGACTCCCTTGTAGCAGGGTTTCTTATCAAACAGCGTTTTAAAAAAGTTTTCGGCATTCATTTCACCACAGGCTATGAAAAGAGCATGCCGGATGTATCTGCCCTGGCGTCTGTTTTTGGATTTGCCGTGCATACCATAGACCTGTCACGGGAATTTGAAGCCAGCGTAGTTGATTATTTTGTGTCAACCTACATGGCCGGAAAAACACCTAATCCATGTCTTGTCTGCAATATACAGATAAAATTTAAGACGTTGTTTGACCATGCGCAAAAGCTGGGGGCGGATCTTTTGGCAACCGGCCATTATGCAACAGTGATCAACAGACATACCTCTGACAGACAAAATATTGGACCCGCATGGCTTGAAAGGGGTGTTGATCTTCATAAAGATCAGTCCTATTTTCTATCCATGCTTTCCCATAAAATTTTAGACAGATTGGTGTTTCCCCTGGCCGGTCTTACCAAAAGCCAGGTTCGCAAAGTTGCCGGACAACACAACCTTGTACCGATTGTGCCGGGTGAAAGCCAGGATATCTGCTTTTTGCCGGATAAAAATCATGGGGCGTTCATTATCGCCAAAACCAAAGTTCCCCCTAAGCCCGGGCCGGTGCTTGACAGCCAAGGCAAGATCGTGGGATACCATCAGGGGCTTCACAAGTTTACGGTTGGCCAGCGCAAGGGCATCAACATTCCGGGTCCTGCGCCCTATTATGTAAAAAAAATTGATATGAACACCAATACCCTTCATCTGTGTTTTAAATCAGATCTTGCCCAAAAACGGATGACGGTTGAAGAGATAACCTGGAATTATCCCGAAAAGAAAAACATCAGGAATCTGACGGTTCAGATCCGGTACGGCCACAAGGCAGCCCCTGCCCGACTTGACTGGGATGATACAGATGCCATTGTAACATTTGACACCCCTCAAAATGCGGTAACGCCTGGACAGGCAGCAGTATTCTATAAAGGAAACCGCGTATTAGGTGCAGGGCTGATTTCAGTAATCCAATGA
- a CDS encoding NIL domain-containing protein yields MYSKIVILDFPPQSAQRPIVCQLVKKYDLMFNILKARISSKSEGHMVLEISSAGKAAFNEGITYLKEQGARVSTPEHKIYKDEEICTHCGACTAVCPTSALHIKRPEMEVIFDREKCSLCERCLLTCPVRAMGLFSEDLKETV; encoded by the coding sequence TTGTACTCAAAAATTGTAATTTTAGATTTCCCCCCGCAATCGGCCCAAAGGCCCATTGTCTGTCAGCTGGTTAAAAAATATGACCTGATGTTTAATATTCTAAAGGCACGAATATCTTCAAAAAGTGAAGGCCACATGGTGCTTGAAATCTCTTCCGCCGGGAAAGCTGCGTTTAACGAGGGGATTACTTATTTAAAGGAACAGGGTGCCCGTGTATCCACGCCTGAACATAAAATTTACAAGGATGAAGAGATATGTACCCATTGCGGCGCATGTACCGCGGTCTGCCCCACAAGCGCTCTGCACATCAAACGCCCTGAAATGGAAGTGATATTTGACCGGGAAAAATGCAGTTTGTGCGAGCGCTGTCTTCTCACCTGCCCAGTCCGGGCCATGGGCCTATTCAGTGAGGATTTAAAAGAAACGGTTTGA
- a CDS encoding hybrid sensor histidine kinase/response regulator, translating into MFQKASYKSLEQRIKSLELENAALKKNIFSFKDCRSNDTDFGSTHADFAVVINEKIEKERGLLLAVVEQFSEMVYITNSEGIIEYLNPAFEYLTGFARKECIGKDISMFRSSKHDSQFNINLRATISCGRVWSGPAEFKRKDNSFYTIDIAISSVRDENGEITNYVGVQQNISNETKINEKMAQIQKLESLGTLAGGIAHDFNNMLFPILGNIELLLLKSSAYDNETKESLTQVYESALQAKELVRQILNFSRHKKIERQPLEIQNCINTVLKLMQSGIPRNISIKKEIDPSSSPVIADPTQLHQTIMNLVSNGVHAMGKTGGVIKISLMPVNVSQFGSNGRIKPGDYICLSVSDTGMGMSKDVMNRIFEPFYTTKGDEDGTGMGLSVVYGIVKDMDGAIKVHSELGKGSEFKLYFPKPMKKMIASQVHTPDLNERRDMNKDQSHLLFVDDEDMILKVAKSMLDRLGYLSTTLTDPLAALADFRKEPFKYELVITDLYMPHMNGNCLAENIKEIRPDIPILLCTGFSDDITLDLMAQTGISDVLSKPLSIKEISDKIGKILKPKMSII; encoded by the coding sequence ATGTTTCAAAAGGCGTCATACAAAAGTTTAGAACAACGGATTAAATCGCTTGAACTTGAAAATGCCGCCCTGAAAAAAAATATTTTTTCATTTAAAGATTGCCGGAGCAACGACACAGATTTTGGCTCTACACATGCTGACTTCGCGGTTGTAATCAATGAAAAAATTGAAAAAGAAAGAGGATTGCTGCTCGCCGTAGTTGAGCAATTTTCTGAAATGGTTTACATTACAAATTCCGAAGGGATCATTGAGTATCTCAATCCTGCCTTTGAGTACCTAACCGGGTTCGCCAGGAAGGAGTGTATCGGCAAGGATATCAGCATGTTTAGAAGCAGCAAGCATGACAGCCAGTTTAACATCAACCTGCGGGCCACCATCAGTTGCGGGCGGGTGTGGAGCGGCCCTGCTGAGTTTAAAAGAAAAGACAACTCTTTTTATACAATAGATATTGCCATATCTTCGGTCAGGGATGAAAATGGTGAGATTACCAACTATGTCGGTGTACAGCAGAATATTTCCAATGAGACCAAGATCAATGAAAAAATGGCCCAGATTCAGAAACTCGAATCCCTTGGTACCCTGGCCGGTGGAATAGCCCATGATTTCAACAATATGCTGTTTCCCATTTTAGGAAACATAGAACTTTTGCTTCTTAAAAGTTCTGCTTATGACAATGAAACAAAAGAAAGCTTGACACAGGTTTATGAAAGTGCTTTGCAGGCAAAAGAACTTGTCAGGCAGATCTTAAATTTTTCCCGTCACAAAAAAATTGAACGACAGCCGTTAGAGATACAAAACTGTATAAACACCGTACTCAAGCTGATGCAGTCCGGTATTCCACGCAATATTTCAATAAAAAAAGAGATTGACCCAAGCTCTTCTCCTGTTATTGCGGATCCTACCCAACTACACCAGACCATAATGAATTTGGTTAGCAATGGCGTGCATGCCATGGGTAAGACAGGAGGTGTAATTAAAATTTCATTGATGCCTGTAAATGTCTCTCAATTCGGCTCCAACGGCAGGATAAAGCCCGGAGATTATATCTGTTTAAGTGTTTCAGATACAGGAATGGGTATGTCAAAGGATGTGATGAACCGTATTTTTGAACCGTTTTATACCACCAAAGGCGATGAGGATGGAACCGGCATGGGCCTGTCTGTTGTTTATGGTATCGTCAAAGATATGGATGGCGCCATAAAGGTACACAGCGAGTTAGGCAAGGGAAGTGAGTTTAAATTATATTTTCCAAAACCGATGAAAAAAATGATTGCCTCACAGGTTCACACGCCTGATTTAAATGAGAGGCGCGACATGAATAAGGATCAAAGTCATCTCCTTTTTGTGGATGATGAAGATATGATTCTCAAAGTAGCAAAGTCTATGCTGGACCGTTTAGGGTATCTCTCCACAACCCTGACCGATCCTTTGGCCGCCCTGGCGGATTTCAGAAAAGAGCCTTTTAAGTATGAACTTGTGATTACGGATCTGTATATGCCGCATATGAATGGTAATTGTCTGGCAGAAAATATAAAAGAAATCCGTCCGGATATCCCTATTTTGCTTTGTACGGGATTCAGCGACGACATTACTTTGGATTTGATGGCACAAACAGGTATCAGTGATGTGCTGTCCAAACCGCTTTCCATAAAAGAGATTTCTGATAAAATTGGAAAAATTTTGAAGCCGAAGATGTCTATCATTTAA
- a CDS encoding peptide chain release factor family protein: protein MPGPNIEKIRDLEKKMDYLGIYKKDILEKFIKSSGRGGQKVNKSSSAVFLTHLPTQISVKFGKYRSQHLNRFMALRYLVEKIEQLKSGIPDATARKSARLKKQKLRRRKKALNKLPDPKET from the coding sequence ATGCCCGGTCCTAATATAGAAAAAATAAGAGATCTTGAAAAGAAAATGGATTATCTGGGTATTTACAAAAAAGATATCCTGGAAAAATTTATAAAATCTTCAGGCCGTGGCGGCCAAAAGGTCAATAAATCATCCTCTGCCGTATTTTTGACTCACCTGCCGACCCAAATAAGCGTAAAATTCGGGAAATATAGATCTCAGCATCTGAACCGGTTTATGGCCCTGCGATACCTGGTGGAAAAAATTGAACAGCTAAAATCCGGAATCCCGGATGCCACAGCCCGAAAATCAGCCCGGCTGAAAAAACAGAAGCTGCGGCGAAGAAAAAAGGCCCTTAACAAACTCCCGGACCCCAAGGAAACTTGA
- a CDS encoding pyruvate, water dikinase regulatory protein produces the protein MKDLLGSSKFQMIYIASCGEGVNAFHLVESTLVQFPDSNITVVKVPRIRTESQVDDLIAKVKDIESIIVHTIVDSNLRRYLTRQGMDNHIVTIDLMGPIISKIETFLDRKPLETPGLYREIHLVNLEQVSAIDFALAHDDGLNPESITESEIVLIGLSRAGKTPLSMYMSVMGWKVANIPFVPGVPMPQSLDRVDRRRVFALNINPDQLQAHRRMRQESLGAKDIYAYSGKDEIEKEIEHAQRYYITKGFSMINVSNKPIETSAEEIIEMITRRFKSKAHIRDFM, from the coding sequence ATGAAAGACTTGCTTGGATCAAGCAAATTCCAGATGATATATATCGCCTCCTGCGGTGAGGGTGTCAATGCCTTTCATCTCGTGGAATCCACCCTTGTACAGTTTCCTGATTCCAACATCACTGTTGTAAAAGTTCCCAGAATACGAACGGAAAGCCAGGTTGATGATCTCATCGCTAAGGTCAAGGATATTGAAAGTATTATTGTTCATACCATTGTTGATTCAAACCTTCGCAGGTACCTCACGCGTCAGGGTATGGATAATCATATTGTCACCATTGATCTGATGGGCCCCATTATTTCAAAAATAGAAACATTTCTTGACCGTAAGCCGCTGGAGACCCCGGGGCTTTATAGGGAGATTCATCTGGTGAATTTAGAACAGGTCTCTGCCATTGATTTTGCCCTGGCCCATGATGACGGTTTGAATCCGGAGAGTATCACTGAATCCGAAATTGTGTTGATAGGACTGTCCAGAGCCGGGAAAACGCCTTTATCAATGTACATGAGTGTTATGGGATGGAAAGTGGCCAATATCCCTTTTGTTCCCGGCGTTCCCATGCCCCAGAGCCTGGATCGCGTGGACCGGCGCCGGGTGTTTGCACTGAATATTAATCCGGACCAGCTTCAGGCACACCGGAGAATGCGCCAGGAGAGCCTTGGGGCAAAAGATATCTACGCCTATTCCGGGAAGGATGAAATTGAAAAGGAGATTGAGCACGCCCAGAGATATTATATTACCAAAGGTTTTTCCATGATCAATGTGAGCAATAAGCCCATAGAGACCAGTGCCGAGGAGATCATTGAAATGATTACGCGCAGGTTCAAGTCCAAGGCCCATATAAGGGATTTCATGTAA
- a CDS encoding response regulator — MTRYFILVFVLIAMSLPCRARDFMVEFVEENYMENQEDDSGTPMIYHSFQVRSHAGLKMLVLTGEHPEYRKWLRRYVAQDKGFIVKVPDNENDLFIASKVYEIDVTNVHPYNPTSWSMKGRHVFDAADLSDTQAWISAGQGHILVLDQNKKRSELIDTVVKRMGYIGMIAGDPKAALGIFRNQPEKFKMIIVNYDIPGMGSETFVDELLKLDHKIPIIVETGYNNEALKRKYLSKFSGAGTVTVTPVALNRLQQTIKTLIKPDKETVAQPVNG, encoded by the coding sequence ATGACACGTTATTTTATCCTGGTGTTTGTTTTGATTGCAATGTCACTGCCCTGCCGGGCCAGGGATTTTATGGTGGAATTTGTAGAGGAAAACTACATGGAAAATCAGGAGGACGATAGCGGCACCCCCATGATTTACCATTCCTTTCAGGTACGCTCCCATGCGGGCTTAAAGATGCTGGTGCTCACCGGGGAACATCCTGAATACCGCAAATGGCTGCGCCGGTATGTTGCCCAGGATAAAGGGTTCATTGTCAAGGTTCCTGATAATGAAAACGATTTGTTTATTGCGTCAAAAGTCTATGAAATTGATGTGACAAATGTCCATCCCTATAATCCCACAAGCTGGTCAATGAAAGGCAGACATGTTTTTGACGCCGCAGATTTGTCGGATACACAGGCCTGGATTAGCGCTGGTCAGGGACATATTCTTGTACTTGATCAAAATAAAAAACGCAGTGAACTTATAGATACTGTGGTCAAGCGTATGGGCTATATCGGTATGATTGCAGGAGATCCTAAAGCCGCATTGGGAATATTCAGGAATCAGCCTGAAAAATTCAAAATGATCATTGTGAATTATGATATACCCGGTATGGGTTCCGAGACCTTTGTTGATGAACTGCTCAAGCTTGATCACAAAATACCCATAATTGTGGAAACCGGCTATAATAACGAAGCGCTCAAGCGCAAATATCTGTCAAAATTTTCAGGGGCAGGGACAGTTACGGTTACACCCGTTGCGTTGAATCGTCTTCAACAGACCATAAAAACCTTGATAAAGCCTGACAAGGAAACTGTGGCACAACCTGTGAATGGATAA
- a CDS encoding aminotransferase class I/II-fold pyridoxal phosphate-dependent enzyme: MIPAALEDEKSTKALISPGGRIYEQREATIKALDQIEGITYVKNSAAFYLFPKIDIQKFNITNDKKFVLDLLESKHILIVAGSGFDWPEPDHFRMVMLPESKVLSSAIQKIGDFLSTYRQE; this comes from the coding sequence GTGATTCCGGCAGCACTGGAAGATGAGAAAAGCACAAAAGCGTTGATTTCTCCCGGAGGAAGAATTTATGAGCAAAGGGAAGCGACAATCAAAGCTTTAGATCAAATTGAGGGAATCACATACGTTAAAAATTCGGCAGCGTTTTATCTTTTTCCAAAAATTGATATCCAGAAATTTAATATTACAAATGACAAAAAATTTGTACTCGATTTACTGGAAAGCAAGCATATTTTGATTGTTGCGGGAAGTGGATTTGACTGGCCGGAACCGGATCATTTTAGAATGGTCATGTTGCCGGAATCAAAGGTTCTGTCAAGCGCAATCCAGAAAATAGGTGATTTCCTCAGTACGTATCGCCAAGAATAA
- the ppdK gene encoding pyruvate, phosphate dikinase, with the protein MTKYIYEFGPDKTEGDASQKNLLGGKGANLAEMAKLKLPVPPGFTISTECCNHYFDLNGRFPDTLEEEILKAMANIESHTGMIFGDPKNPLLVSCRSGARSSMPGMMETILNVGLCTTTIPGLIKKTNNEWFVYDAYRRLIMMYSDVVMEKAEQIHPKDGMGIRLNLEMMMNNLKNDKGYDNDTDISTEDLKALCERFKKKIRENLGADFPDDPKEQLMGSIGAVFKSWNGKRAVSYRRIEHIPDNWGTAVNVQTMVFGNMGDTSATGVAFTRDPATGDNKFYGEWLVNAQGEDVVAGTRTPNPLNTDTKNSQNKHLPSLEESMPQLYKQLFDIRNLLEAHYKDMQDIEFTIQEGRLYMLQCRVGKRTATAALNMAMDMLEEGTIDERTMVCRLDPKILDDMLHPIVDPDAEKTAVKVAEGLPAGPGGAWGQIVFTAEDAVQWAKSDKNVILVREETNPEDIEGMRAAAAVLTARGGMTSHAALVARGWGKCCIVGAGALKINLATKELRVGTRVFKEGDIFTLNGTKGMVYQGQLKMKDASENVRFKAFMAIADKYRAMQVRTNADTPADAMTALDFGAQGIGLFRTEHMFYGADSDKALFLLRKMILSKTHEEREAALEELFPFVKEEIKTTLQIMDNLPVTIRLLDPPLHEFVPQSRENQQEIADALHIDIEEVFKRSEQLLESNPMIGHRGVRLGITYPEISHMQVKAIFEACAELIKAGKKPMPEIMVPVTCNEKELAFVRDIVTQCHDQTLKTYEIDALPYLYGTMIEIPRAALIADKMAEYAQFFSFGTNDLTQMTFGFSRDDIGSFMNDYIDNAILSSDPFETLDQEAVGCLVTTAVERGRKTRPEIKLGICGEHGGDPESVVFCHKAGLNYVSCSPYRVPIARLAAAQAAIMYPDCR; encoded by the coding sequence ATGACCAAATACATTTATGAGTTCGGCCCTGATAAAACGGAGGGCGATGCAAGTCAGAAAAACCTTTTGGGCGGCAAAGGCGCCAACCTTGCAGAAATGGCAAAGCTGAAACTGCCTGTTCCGCCAGGATTTACCATATCAACGGAATGCTGCAATCACTATTTTGATTTAAACGGACGCTTTCCCGATACCCTTGAAGAAGAAATCCTTAAAGCCATGGCCAATATTGAATCCCATACAGGCATGATTTTTGGTGATCCGAAAAATCCATTACTGGTATCCTGCCGATCCGGAGCAAGAAGCTCAATGCCCGGAATGATGGAAACCATATTGAATGTCGGCCTGTGTACAACCACAATCCCGGGACTGATCAAAAAAACCAATAATGAATGGTTTGTCTATGATGCCTACCGCCGGCTGATCATGATGTATTCAGATGTGGTTATGGAAAAGGCGGAACAGATCCATCCCAAGGACGGCATGGGTATACGACTGAATCTTGAAATGATGATGAACAACCTGAAAAACGACAAGGGCTATGACAATGACACGGATATTTCCACCGAAGATTTAAAGGCCCTTTGTGAACGGTTTAAGAAAAAAATCCGGGAAAATCTGGGTGCCGATTTCCCCGATGATCCCAAAGAGCAACTTATGGGTTCCATCGGTGCCGTATTTAAAAGCTGGAACGGCAAACGGGCAGTATCCTACCGCCGCATTGAACATATTCCCGATAACTGGGGCACGGCCGTCAATGTCCAGACCATGGTTTTCGGCAACATGGGAGACACCTCCGCCACAGGCGTTGCCTTTACCAGGGACCCGGCCACAGGGGACAATAAATTTTATGGAGAATGGCTGGTCAATGCCCAGGGCGAGGATGTGGTGGCAGGCACCAGAACCCCTAATCCTTTGAACACCGATACCAAAAACTCACAGAATAAACACCTGCCCTCCCTGGAAGAATCCATGCCCCAGCTTTACAAGCAGTTGTTCGACATCAGGAATCTTTTAGAAGCCCATTACAAGGATATGCAGGACATTGAATTCACCATCCAGGAAGGCAGGCTTTACATGCTCCAGTGCCGGGTGGGCAAACGCACTGCCACCGCTGCCCTGAACATGGCCATGGATATGCTTGAAGAAGGCACCATTGATGAAAGAACCATGGTATGCCGTCTTGATCCTAAAATTCTGGATGACATGCTTCACCCCATTGTGGACCCGGATGCGGAAAAAACAGCTGTCAAGGTCGCTGAAGGCCTGCCTGCAGGACCCGGCGGTGCATGGGGACAGATTGTGTTCACAGCCGAAGACGCGGTTCAATGGGCCAAGTCAGATAAAAATGTTATTCTGGTCCGTGAAGAGACCAATCCCGAAGACATTGAAGGCATGCGGGCTGCCGCAGCCGTTCTCACGGCAAGAGGCGGCATGACCTCCCATGCGGCCTTAGTGGCCAGGGGATGGGGCAAATGCTGTATTGTGGGTGCCGGTGCCCTTAAAATAAATCTTGCAACCAAAGAACTTCGTGTGGGAACCCGGGTGTTCAAGGAAGGGGATATCTTCACCCTTAACGGCACCAAAGGTATGGTATACCAAGGCCAGCTCAAAATGAAGGACGCATCGGAGAATGTCAGATTCAAAGCGTTCATGGCGATTGCGGATAAATACCGGGCCATGCAGGTCCGCACCAATGCGGACACCCCGGCAGATGCCATGACAGCCCTTGATTTTGGGGCCCAGGGCATCGGACTTTTCAGAACAGAACACATGTTCTACGGTGCGGATTCGGATAAAGCCCTTTTCCTTTTGCGCAAAATGATTTTGAGCAAAACCCACGAAGAGAGAGAAGCGGCCCTTGAAGAACTGTTCCCCTTTGTCAAAGAGGAGATCAAAACCACTCTGCAGATCATGGATAATCTGCCCGTAACCATCCGCCTGCTGGATCCGCCCCTGCATGAATTTGTGCCCCAGTCACGGGAAAATCAGCAGGAAATTGCCGATGCCCTGCATATAGACATAGAAGAGGTATTCAAACGCAGCGAGCAGCTTTTAGAATCCAATCCCATGATCGGGCACAGGGGGGTGAGGCTTGGCATCACCTATCCTGAAATCTCCCACATGCAGGTAAAAGCCATATTTGAGGCCTGTGCAGAACTGATTAAAGCGGGTAAAAAGCCCATGCCTGAAATTATGGTACCCGTGACCTGCAATGAAAAAGAGCTGGCTTTTGTCCGGGACATTGTTACCCAGTGCCATGATCAGACGCTTAAAACTTACGAAATAGACGCACTTCCATATCTATACGGCACCATGATCGAAATCCCAAGGGCTGCTTTGATTGCCGATAAAATGGCAGAATATGCCCAATTTTTCTCCTTTGGCACCAATGACTTAACCCAGATGACTTTTGGATTTTCAAGGGACGATATCGGTTCTTTCATGAACGACTACATTGATAATGCCATCCTCAGTTCAGACCCCTTTGAGACCCTGGACCAGGAAGCTGTGGGATGCCTGGTTACAACGGCGGTGGAACGTGGACGCAAGACCCGGCCCGAAATCAAACTGGGTATTTGCGGAGAGCACGGCGGGGATCCGGAATCCGTGGTATTCTGCCACAAAGCAGGATTGAACTATGTATCGTGTTCACCCTACCGGGTACCCATTGCCCGACTGGCCGCAGCCCAGGCTGCCATTATGTATCCTGACTGCCGATAA
- a CDS encoding ABC-F family ATP-binding cassette domain-containing protein → MLNIESITKGFADHVLLDNTGMQINSGERVGLVGRNGHGKTTLLNIIAGMDHPDDGRIIIPSGYRIGVLSQHIEFSRPTVLGEAMLGLPDHERDHFWKAEKILSGLGFSEQDMQKDPMQFSGGYQVRLNLAKVLVSEPDLLILDEPTNYLDITSIRWITGFLISWPREMLLVTHDRGFMDNVVTHIVGIHRRKMKKIQGDTSKYYLQVAQDEEIYEKTRVNDEKRKKEIELFISRFRAKARLANMVQSRIKTLAKLETKDKLAELKNLDFSFNYLPFAGKQVMTVEDLSFGYEKKSPLIKNFSLTIYPGDRVGVIGKNGKGKTTLLKLISQNMNPDEGWVKPNPGVEIGYFEQTNIQTLNPQFTVEEELLHAYPETDRQTARNICGAMMFEQDAALKKISVLSGGEKARVMLGKLLIRPLNLLLLDEPSNHLDIESSDAFVEALNAFEGAVVLVTHNEMFLYALANRLVIFTADGIDIFEGTYQEFLEKQGWEDEEMIPVKRKKSAQLPKKELRKKKSQALAERSKQLTPINKKINKIENEIEAKETKMARVNNDLLDASQDQDGLKIATLSKEHAKLESDIETLFDTLAELTERADKIKKKFDQEIFCLESGD, encoded by the coding sequence ATGCTGAATATAGAATCCATAACCAAAGGATTCGCAGATCATGTACTGCTTGACAATACCGGCATGCAGATCAATTCCGGTGAACGGGTGGGCCTGGTGGGAAGAAATGGCCATGGTAAAACCACGCTTTTAAATATCATAGCAGGTATGGATCACCCCGATGACGGGCGTATTATTATACCCAGTGGGTATCGGATCGGTGTGCTTTCCCAGCATATAGAATTCAGCCGACCCACTGTTCTTGGAGAGGCCATGCTTGGTCTGCCTGATCATGAACGGGATCATTTCTGGAAAGCTGAAAAAATTTTGTCGGGCCTTGGGTTTTCAGAACAGGATATGCAAAAGGATCCCATGCAGTTTTCCGGTGGCTATCAGGTGCGTTTAAACCTTGCCAAGGTACTGGTGTCTGAACCGGATCTGTTAATCCTTGACGAGCCCACCAACTATCTGGATATTACATCCATCCGCTGGATTACAGGGTTTCTTATTTCCTGGCCAAGGGAGATGCTTCTGGTTACCCATGACCGCGGATTCATGGATAATGTGGTCACCCATATTGTGGGGATTCACCGTCGCAAGATGAAAAAGATACAGGGCGACACGTCCAAATATTATCTTCAGGTGGCCCAGGACGAAGAGATCTATGAAAAAACCCGGGTCAATGACGAGAAACGCAAAAAAGAGATTGAACTGTTCATTTCCCGGTTTCGGGCCAAGGCAAGGCTGGCCAACATGGTGCAGTCCAGGATCAAGACCCTGGCCAAGCTTGAAACAAAAGACAAACTGGCAGAACTTAAAAATCTGGATTTTTCCTTTAACTATCTACCTTTTGCCGGTAAACAGGTGATGACCGTCGAGGATTTGAGTTTTGGGTACGAAAAAAAGAGCCCTTTGATCAAAAATTTTTCCTTGACCATATACCCGGGTGACCGTGTGGGCGTGATTGGCAAAAACGGCAAAGGAAAAACCACACTACTCAAATTGATCAGTCAGAATATGAATCCGGATGAAGGATGGGTGAAGCCCAACCCAGGTGTGGAGATCGGATATTTTGAGCAGACCAATATCCAGACCTTAAATCCGCAATTCACTGTGGAAGAAGAGCTTTTGCATGCCTATCCTGAAACAGACCGCCAGACTGCCAGAAATATTTGCGGTGCCATGATGTTTGAGCAGGATGCAGCCTTAAAAAAGATCAGTGTGCTGTCCGGCGGAGAAAAAGCCCGGGTCATGCTTGGTAAGCTTCTGATCCGGCCTTTGAATCTTCTGCTTTTGGATGAGCCGTCAAACCATCTGGACATTGAATCAAGCGATGCCTTTGTGGAGGCCTTAAATGCCTTTGAAGGGGCTGTGGTTCTTGTTACCCATAACGAGATGTTTCTGTATGCCCTGGCAAATCGCCTGGTGATATTTACTGCCGACGGCATTGACATATTTGAGGGCACCTACCAGGAATTTCTTGAAAAACAGGGATGGGAGGATGAAGAAATGATCCCTGTCAAGCGCAAAAAAAGCGCACAGCTTCCCAAAAAAGAATTGCGCAAAAAAAAATCGCAAGCTTTGGCTGAAAGGTCAAAGCAACTGACACCGATAAATAAAAAAATAAACAAAATTGAAAATGAGATAGAGGCAAAGGAGACCAAAATGGCCCGGGTGAACAACGACCTGCTTGACGCCTCCCAGGACCAGGACGGATTAAAAATTGCCACTTTATCCAAAGAACATGCTAAACTGGAATCAGATATTGAAACCCTGTTTGACACCCTTGCGGAACTAACCGAAAGGGCAGACAAAATAAAAAAGAAATTTGACCAAGAAATATTCTGCCTTGAAAGTGGGGATTGA